The following are encoded together in the Neospora caninum Liverpool complete genome, chromosome IV genome:
- a CDS encoding os02g0511500 protein, related — MADAKEISLSVEETNRLRLKLGLKPLRVDTEPKAKPSQDGDSEAGGASSSDPHAHLTAAELEERRRQAARQLAERTEERKRKAVHAAMTGGPTLGEDDDDLDDPAAWVARMRKNDKEKRVLASQARVDAAHYDDSDDESGSGVSGRRGQESPLHPAKRHRGAALAATDGEQAGGDVKVVHDLKDFAEGETVVLTLKDSQILTADGALNEEMDTLENVALAEKKKLQKLLREKEKKTVYDPTEDWEEGEDGQPKKKEILEHYDAWEREELAAQGKGPPPDDDRGFVLPSLQGRELDEPVEVQIELLRERQRLVEREKQKVMGLTSLAAYHSDGIALTGANLSRQKYDASGPSSVVLGGEREAAARADGGAGEAVAFRKLKKKKKIQKKKQGAEFWKELLGGKPQEEEDEEKEAQDDEIKPAAGGKPRKADRHHGSRGERRERDSKKADSQKQHVREALEAAETATKHVSPQPTSSSSRREREGKDEGSDRRSRGKEGSSRVEKAEREGMEEDVEDSEVDDLAAADRELQESLEKQRRLACLKLREQETEDAQAKTPQVRLLSLLRSQAKGRVVEADQLPVDGSSSPSKGKDAWAAAPRDRRAGFSATSEAPAEDEEDETQGLQLSTTTEFCRAIQTPLEKLQSMKQEPYGSSRQRQEKPAHAQQPRGEKRSKSNETAKEEGEDSDTGDRSEERRNKEKDEDSSEEEEDLEFSLDPLGSSLAPVSLPFPYSVLLLLVPSGVSFKTGFMNENPMGHGLAEALKYLQSKNHYSLDKMRQRRHRPDELPLHKPLGEKDIKIDHRDRYGNVMTPKDAFREISWRFHGKYPSLRKQEKKMKKMDIERKLLQNPMEALPTLNALQRLQEKEKASHLVLTGGSMD; from the exons ATGGCCGACGCCAAGGAGATCAGCCTGTCGGTggaggagacgaacagaCTGCGGCTAAAGCTGGGACTGAAGCCGTTGCGCGTCGACACGGAACCTAAG GCGAAGCCCTCTCAGGATGGCGACTCTGAGGCGGGCGGGGCTTCGTCCTCCGATCCCCACGCGCATCTCACAGCGGCCGAGCTagaggagcgaaggcggcaggcggcgcggcagCTCGCCGAGCGGActgaagagcgaaagaggaaagcagTTCACGCGGCGATGACTGGTGGTCCCACCctcggagaagacgacgatgATTTAGACGATCCTGCAGCCTGGGTCGCGCGGATGAGGAAAAACGAtaaagagaaacgcgttctGGCGTCTCAAGCTCGAG TTGACGCGGCGCACTAcgacgacagcgacgacgaatCGGGGTCGGGAGTGTCTGGGCGGCGAGGGCAGGAGTCTCCGTTACATCCGGCGAAACGCCATCGTGGAGCGGCGTTGGCCGCCACGGACGGCGAGCAGGCGGGCGGCGATGTGAAGGTCGTGCACGACTTGAAGGATTTCGCGGAGGGGGAGACGGTCGTCTTGACGCTGAAGGACTCTCAGATCTTGACGGCCGACGGAGCGCTCAACGAGGAGATGGACACGCTCGAGAACGTTGCGctggcggagaagaagaagctgcagaagctgctgcgggagaaggagaagaagactgtGTACGACCCAACAGAAGactgggaagaaggcgaagacggccagccgaagaagaaggagattCTGGAGCACTACGACGcgtgggagagagaggagctcGCCGCCCAGGGAAAGGGGCCTCCGCCCGACGACGACCGGGGCTTTGTGCTGCCGAGTCTGCAGGGTCGAGAACTCGACGAGCCCGTGGAAGTCCAGATTGAACTgctgcgcgagagacagaggctcgtggagcgcgagaagcagaaggtCATGGGTCTCACGTCGCTCGCCGCGTACCACAGCGACGGGATCGCGCTGACTGGGGCGAACCTCAGTCGGCAAAAGTACGACGCTTCGGGACCGTCTTCAGTCGTCCTcggcggcgagcgcgaggcggccgcgcgcgcagacggaggcgccggcgaggcggtTGCGTTCCgcaagctgaagaagaagaagaagatccaaaagaagaagcaggggGCCGAGTTCTGGAAAGAGCTCCTCGGAGGAAAACctcaagaggaagaggacgaagagaaggaggcgcaggACGACGAGATCAAACCTGCCGCAGGCGGCAAACCGCGAAAGGCCGATCGACACCACGGGTCgcgcggggagagacgcgaaagagacagcaa GAAAGCAGACTCGCAGAAACAACACGTCCGCGAGGCGCTGGAAGCTGCGGAAACAGCCACCAAACATGTCAGTCCCCAGccgacttcttcctcgtctcggagagaacgcgaagggaaagacgaagggagcgacaggcgaagccgagggaaagaaggctcTTCGCGTgtggagaaagcagagagagaaggcatggaagaagacgtggaagacagcgaggTGGACGACCTCGCGGCGGCAGACAGGGAGCTTCAGGAAAGCCTGGAAAA gcagagacgcctcgcctGTCTGAAGCTGCgtgaacaggagacagaggacgcgCAGGCGAAAACCCCGCAAGTACGGCTTCTCAGCCTTCTTCGCAGCCAGGCAAAAGGCAGGGTCGTCG AAGCGGACCAGCTGCCGGTCGACGggtcgtcctcgccgtcgaaAGGAAAAGATGCGTgggctgcggcgcctcgcgacCGCCGAGCCGGCTTCTCGGCGACGTCGGAGGCCCCagctgaagacgaggaagacgagacgcaaGGCCTGCAGCTGAGCACGACGACGGAATTCTGCCGCGCCATCCAGACGCCTCTGGAGAAGCTTCAAAGCATGAAGCAGGAACCCTACGGCAGTTCCCGACAACG CCAAGAGAagcccgcgcatgcacagcagccaaggggagagaagcggtCCAAGTCGAAtgagacggcgaaggaagaaggagaagacagcgacacgGGCGATCGGAGCGAAGAGCGTCGGAAcaaggagaaggacgaggactcgtcggaagaggaggaagacctAGAG TTCTCGCTTGACCCTCTCGGGTCCTCTCTTGCTCCTGTTTCGCTCCCTTTCCCCTATTCAGTCCTTTTGCTTTTGGTGccgtcgggtgtctctttcaAGACTGGCTTCATGAACGAAAATCCCATGGGCCACGGCCTGGCCGAAGCACTGAAATATCTTCAGAGCAAAA ACCACTACTCGCTGGACAAAATGCGGCAACGGCGCCACCGCCCAGACGAGCTTCCACTCCACAAGCCCCTGGGGGAGAAGGACATTAAGATTGACCATCGCGACCGATATGGGAATGTCATG ACGCCGAAAGACGCCTTCCGTGAGATCTCCTGGCGCTTCCACGGAAAATACCCCAGTctgaggaagcaggagaagaagatgaaaaaGATGGACATCG AGCGGAAGCTACTGCAGAATCCGATGGAGGCGCTGCCTACTTTAAATGCGCTCCAAAGACtgcaggagaaggagaaggctTCTCACCTGGTTCTCACTGGCGGATCGATGGACTAG
- a CDS encoding putative iron-sulfur cluster assembly accessory domain containing protein, producing the protein MPLSAPRFFRSPRSLSASPLLCCGAPFSGSSPSGSFPSSRFSAFVASAAPSPQGRVHSCFAGFPPPSKPVRRGLACERDGVHLSTSACRFFAHDAGAFFSSKSPRKDALKAPVDEGQPGRLTLKEDGEAVIHISPAAAKRLTRIWEKRREAEAQAAAGASQSVSAAARSGVPESGKSSVVTPAAGRGAAQDGVPGERKGGSFRPNEETKLAFKGQGSPGQNRHGADGGERDIVGRGAHWSETDEPNGRSGETQGSTRGSEVPPPLGASRSCYQWRVFRIPVLLRFDRTQRARRLSTSRHASVSLVFFRMASPYGGPDIGAEERPRSFQGGDCQNEMRENAWCVVVDKCSVPLLENSVVDYSDTLAASEFRIVNNEQAENVCSCGHSFAIKDDF; encoded by the exons ATGCCGCTCTCAGCGCCACGCTTTTTCCGttcccctcgctctctctccgcgtctccactgcTTTGCTGCGGTGCACCTTTTTCCggttcttccccttctgggtcttttccttcttcccgaTTTTCGGCTTTCGTCGCTTcggccgcgccgtctccgcaggGACGAGTACATTCCTGCTTCGCCGGCTTTCCTCCGCCAAGCAAACCAGTGAGAAGGGGGCTAGCCTGCGAGCGCGACGGTGTCCACCTGAGCACCTCGGcctgtcgctttttcgcgcacgacgcaggcgcgttcttctcttccaagTCGCCTAGGAAGGATGCTCTCAAGGCTCCGGTAGATGAGGGACAACCCGGCCGACTGACTCtgaaagaagacggcgaggccgtcATCCACATATCGCCAGCAGCCGCCAAGCGGTTGACTCGGATTTGGgaaaagcgcagagaggccgaagcTCAGGCAGCCGCCGGTGCCTCGCAAAGTGTGAGTGCGGCCGCGCGGTCGGGTGTTCCGGAGAGTGGAAAGTCTTCGGTCGTCACTCCAGCTGCTGGTCGGGGGGCTGCCCAGGATGGGGTTCCTGGGGAACGGAAGGGAGGATCTTTTCGTCCGAATGAAGAGACGAAGCTCGCCTTCAAGGGCCAGGGGTCACCTGGACAAAATCGGCACGGAGCGGATGGAGGGGAGCGAGATATCGTAGGCAGGGGCGCGCACTGgtcggagacagacgagccAAACGGGAGGTCAGGCGAGACGCAAGGCAGTACTCGTGGAAGCGAGGTACCCCCGCCGCTGGGGGCTTCTCGTTCGTGTTATCAGTGGCGGGTGTTCAGGATACCAGTACTGCTTCGATTTGATCGGACGCAGAGAGCTCGTCGACTTTCGACAAGCAGGCACGCATCTGTGAGTCTTGT GTTTTTCCGCATGGCCTCGCCATATGGAGGCCCGGACAtcggagcagaagagagacctAGGAGTTTTCAAGGCGGCGATTGTCAGAACGAGATGAGAGAGAATGCGTGGTGCGTGGTTGTGGACAAGTGCAGTGTTCCTTTACTGGAAAATTCTGTGGTAGATTATTCCGACACACTCGCCGCATCTGAGTTTCGCATTGTTAACAACGAACAAGCAGAGAATGTTTGCAGTTGCGGTCACTCTTTTGCCATAAAAGACGATTTTTAG
- a CDS encoding srs domain-containing protein, translated as MTTSVAKLWTPTSAGAAQFLLVVSDYLCFVLVVAVLHAEALRQYETLSISVGEERESPCTVSNGVALCDCSTGTSASATKLTARLSTTVNTIQLTCANADVGMPDPMESDMVCPVDSPDLSQCKPAGRALQAHKAANQAFPITQLLNGATDASLTWQQQKLKKIYALEIPPNLFPLTDQQFGVGCGKKGTNTSCKVKVTVAAKPSASVNQIVSCAYGADSNTGTALQSVTISPTHPSVTLDCGSAGVVQPEDHTTEHCPAGAPVQHKCDQPYTSIFKDFQPSWWSGDTETSHKATLTVPNDKFPVDEQKFVVGCKSQETINGGESTAGSTVCSVEVTVLGTSEMSSGGANTPSVLVTAGVSVVAAYFAFASLEAAFLQDYFSVTS; from the coding sequence ATGACGACATCAGTCGCAAAACTGTGGACACCGACATCAGCTGGGGCTGCACAGTTCCTCCTGGTCGTCTCTGACTATCTTTGTTTTGTTTTGGTCGTGGCCGTGCTCCACGCGGAGGCCCTTCGCCAATACGAGACGCTCAGCATCTCTGTTGGTGAAGAGCGTGAGTCTCCGTGCACAGTGAGCAACGGTGTCGCCTTGTGCGACTGCTCTACTGGAACCTCTGCATCCGCGACGAAACTGACGGCCCGGTTGTCCACCACAGTCAACACAATTCAACTCACCTGCGCAAATGCTGATGTGGGGATGCCTGATCCCATGGAATCGGATATGGTGTGTCCCGTGGATAGTCCGGACCTGTCACAGTGCAAGCCTGCAGGACGGGCGCTACAAGCACATAAAGCCGCGAACCAAGCCTTCCCAATAACCCAGCTTCTGAATGGTGCCACGGATGCTTCTCTGACGTGGCAGCAACAAAAACTTAAGAAAATCTACGCGCTCGAAATCCCGCCGAACTTGTTTCCGTTGACAGATCAACAGTTCGGCGTGGGCTGCGGGAAGAAAGGTACAAATACGTCGTGTAAAGTGAAGGTGACCGTTGCAGCGAAACCCTCTGCATCCGTAAACCAAATCGTCAGCTGCGCATACGGGGCCGACAGTAATACCGGGACCGCGCTTCAATCAGTGACGATTTCGCCGACGCATCCAAGCGTCACACTCGACTGTGGTTCTGCCGGCGTTGTGCAGCCTGAGGATCACACCACCGAGCACTGTCCAGCAGGAGCCCCGGTCCAGCATAAATGTGACCAGCCATACACATCCATCTTTAAGGATTTTCAGCCGAGCTGGTGGAGCGGTGACACTGAAACATCTCACAAAGCAACGTTAACCGTACCAAATGATAAATTCCCAGTCGACGAACAGAAGTTTGTCGTCGGGTGCAAGTCCCAGGAAACGATAAATGGGGGAGAGAGCACTGCTGGCTCGACCGTATGTAGCGTGGAAGTGACTGTCTTAGGAACAAGCGAAATGTCGAGTGGCGGAGCGAACACCCCCTCCGTGCTTGTGACTGCCGGGGTTAGCGTGGTGGCTGCATACTTTGCTTTTGCTTCTTTGGAAGCGGCGTTCCTGCAAGATTACTTCTCTGTTACGAGCTAG
- a CDS encoding putative major facilitator superfamily domain-containing protein — protein sequence MATPVEGSVELVEQEADPVCPRSRSGVPGEISVEALSTAANVLESRPSEDDELGAAAAGILCDDRESLEGKESLVPPVTGSEAAAALQPRPFNLNRYVLLVVYILYTFASARVLFGWPSLSSMLFRAGAFEWLCRDEPSVTDKRYLCRAQDSAVQLLFTVGVAVAFCFSLAAGLLMDFQGPKVCACVGQLMNTVGWVLLGVASEDCQTYIPGVFCLALGADAGYLPSLNISNLFPGQEGLVIVTMSAAMSASFSVPTIMDGFWRNHPEQSFFWICVTYAITGTGVCFLVALFLFPSRSYMSQEELMRESRQGSSSANAPASTERNEKPEAEALTTKEAKTAWEPVDGEPAEAAVGRGSAQRQGEGAQLAAGLEASATIPFAKQLRSPYFYCFYIYWPLNALFYNFYMTSAENLFNAHVNDVLGILGPLSMVPAILLGKLADTWGVMALVLFIISSGVLMYAFALSRFVPCYYVSAVFSCLYLSNFSGQMYAYMSDTFRSTDFGKVVGVTSATGGLLSLLRIPLHDDLTLHVLDGDYFYTCLMMLGLTLVCLCLALYLFFLKRRWPKAYLACPKNAPSDRVEADEQVTITLHS from the coding sequence ATGGCGACCCCTGTGGAAGGGAGCGTCGAGCTGGTCGAGCAGGAGGCGGACCCAGTGTGTCCGCGGTCACGCTCAGGTGTTCCGGGCGAAATATCTGTCGAGGCTCTCTCTACGGCGGCGAATGTGTTGGAGAGTCGCccaagcgaagacgacgagctcggcgcggctgctgcggGGATCCTATGCGACGATCGAGAGTCTctggaagggaaggaaagtcTCGTGCCTCCCGTGACGGGTTCGGAGGCCGCCGCGGCACTGCAGCCCCGTCCCTTCAACCTCAATCGCTACGTGCTCCTGGTGGTGTACATTCTGTACACCTTTGCGTCGGCGCGGGTGCTGTTTGGATGGCCGAGCTTGTCTTCGATGCTGTTTCGCGCGGGGGCCTTCGAGTGGCTGTGCCGAGACGAGCCATCGGTCACAGACAAGCGGTATCTGTGTCGTGCGCAGGACAGCGCCGTCCAGCTGTTGTTCACCGTCGGCGTGGCGGTCGCCTTTTGCTTTTCGCTCGCCGCAGGCCTCCTGATGGATTTCCAGGGCCCGAAGGTGTGCGCATGCGTAGGCCAGCTGATGAACACCGTCGGCTGGGTGCTCTTGGGCGTCGCCAGCGAAGACTGTCAGACGTACATCCCGGGCGTGTTTTGTCTCGCGCTCGGCGCAGACGCGGGATACCTGCCTTCGCTGAACATCAGCAACTTGTTTCCCGGCCAAGAGGGGCTGGTGATTGTCACCATGAGTGCGGCCATGTCCGCGTCCTTTTCCGTCCCAACCATCATGGACGGGTTCTGGCGAAATCACCCGGAGCAGTCGTTCTTCTGGATTTGCGTGACGTACGCGATAACGGGGACcggcgtctgcttcctcgtggcgctcttcctcttcccgtcACGGAGCTACATGTCGCAGGAAGAGTTGATGCGGGAGTCGCGACAAGGCAGCTCGAGCGCCAACGCACCGGCGAgtacagagaggaacgagaagccCGAGGCCGAGGCACTTACAAccaaggaggcgaagacggcctGGGAACCGGTCGACGGCGAACCCGCAGAAGCTGCAGTCGGCAGGGGTAGCGCGCAGCgccaaggcgaaggcgcgcaaCTGGCGGCGGGGCTGGAGGCGTCCGCCACCATCCCGTTCGCCAAGCAGTTGCGGTCGCCCTACTTTTACTGCTTCTACATCTACTGGCCACTGAATGCGCTGTTCTACAACTTCTACATGACGTCCGCAGAGAATCTGTTCAACGCGCACGTCAACGACGTCCTCGGCATTCTGGGTCCGCTGTCCATGGTCCCGGCGATTCTCCTCGGGAAGCTCGCGGACACTTGGGGAGTCATGGCGCTCGTCTTGTTCATCATTTCCTCGGGCGTCCTCATGTACGCCTTTGCACTCTCCAGGTTCGTCCCCTGCTACTACGTCAGCGCCGTGTTCTCCTGTCTGTACCTCTCGAATTTTAGTGGCCAAATGTACGCGTACATGAGCGACACTTTCCGCTCGACGGACTTCGGCAAGGTCGTGGGCGTGACCAGCGCAACGGGcggcctcctctcgctgctccGCATTCCGCTCCACGACGACTTAACTCTCCACGTTCTCGACGGCGACTACTTCTACACCTGTTTGATGATGCTCGGCCTGACCCTCGTATGCTTGTGCCTCGCCCTGtaccttttcttcctcaagCGCCGATGGCCCAAGGCGTACCTCGCGTGTCCAAAGAACGCCCCAAGCGACCGGGTAGAAGCTGACGAGCAGGTTACCATTACACTGCACAGCTGA
- a CDS encoding vesicle-associated membrane protein-associated protein A, related: MAGPLLRITPEKVIEFPVVLFSSSTVELHLENTADTFVAFKIKTTAPKSYLVRPSTGIIPRGGKEVVHIVLQPLSEEPTRPCSDRFLIQSTAVSSDAPLARDYWQTLDRDRIEDTRLSVVYRTSSSSGDHVGGAMGAADGNGPSSGRGGYGGASSSQGGSYSADLKSRYDQLVEYALALERHKDELVKENEALKAQIGRKGAAQKSGGMGVFELWHIPVYIFIGVVIWYFFGRSAEVTK; encoded by the coding sequence ATGGCGGGGCCGTTGCTGCGGATCACTCCCGAGAAGGTGATCGAGTTTCCGGTGGTTCTCTTCAGCTCGTCTACAGTCGAGTTGCACTTGGAGAACACTGCTGATACGTTCGTCGCCTTCAAAATCAAGACCACGGCGCCAAAAAGCTACCTCGTGCGCCCGTCGACCGGGATCATTCCGCGAGGTGGAAAAGAGGTTGTCCACATTGTTCTGCAGCCGCTCTCGGAAGAGCCAACGCGTCCCTGCAGCGACCGCTTCCTCATTCAGTCTACCGCAGTCTCCTCGGACGCACCCTTGGCGCGCGACTACTGGCAAACTCTTGATCGAGACCGAATCGAAGACACGCGCCTTTCTGTCGTCTACCGCACGAGCAGCTCTTCGGGAGACCATGTAGGGGGCGCCATGGGAGCAGCTGACGGGAACGGGCCGTCCTCTGGTCGAGGCGGATATGGCGGCGCGAGTAGCAGTCAAGGCGGCAGCTATTCCGCGGATTTGAAGAGCCGATATGACCAGCTGGTCGAGTATGCTCTGGCCCTGGAGCGGCATAAAGACGAGCTCgtgaaagagaacgaggcgctTAAAGCTCAGATCGGGCGAAAGGGTGCTGcacagaaaagcggaggaatGGGTGTCTTTGAGCTGTGGCATATCCCCGTGTACATTTTCATTGGAGTCGTCATCTGGTACTTCTTCGGCAGGTCTGCTGAAGTCACCAAGTAA